A region of Planktothrix tepida PCC 9214 DNA encodes the following proteins:
- a CDS encoding phycobiliprotein lyase produces MNIIDFFELSAGKWFSQRTLHNLKSGELKAGKSNLIIEPLPNTDGTVIQVCQQHNIDPTTISGGFRLTWEGTIEGTSNPEKGSAILVPIINPDHPQQGELLQYQGTNPNQSLSGRYSLGEDEVLTLITESPNFYVEERLWYLMPNLRLRTSIVKNNSGLTQASFCSEIRMGLK; encoded by the coding sequence ATGAATATTATCGATTTTTTTGAATTAAGTGCCGGAAAATGGTTTTCTCAACGCACCCTACACAATTTAAAATCGGGGGAATTAAAAGCGGGTAAGTCTAATTTAATCATTGAGCCTTTACCGAACACGGATGGGACGGTGATTCAAGTTTGTCAGCAACATAATATTGACCCAACTACAATTTCTGGAGGGTTTCGATTAACGTGGGAAGGAACAATAGAAGGAACTTCCAATCCAGAAAAAGGGTCTGCTATTTTAGTTCCGATTATTAATCCTGATCATCCTCAGCAAGGGGAATTATTACAATATCAAGGCACAAATCCCAATCAATCTTTATCGGGACGTTATAGTTTAGGAGAAGATGAGGTCTTAACTTTAATTACAGAATCTCCTAATTTTTATGTGGAAGAACGGTTATGGTATTTGATGCCAAATCTTAGGCTTCGTACCAGCATTGTTAAAAATAATTCAGGTTTAACTCAAGCGTCTTTTTGTTCGGAAATTCGCATGGGATTAAAATAA
- the cofG gene encoding 7,8-didemethyl-8-hydroxy-5-deazariboflavin synthase subunit CofG: MNGNITYSPAYTLVPTYDCFNRCSYCNFRTNIGESPWLTLNQAEQLLKPLQNSGIIEILVLSGEVHPHSSQRSAWFQRIYALCELAISLGFLPHTNVGPLTFAEMSQLKRVNVSMGLMLEQITPKLLETAHLHAPSKVPQLRLQQLEWAGELKIPFTTGLLLGIGETSQDWRDTLNAIASIHQRWGHIQEVILQPHSLGSQQIGHRDSFELQQLPEVVAIARSILPPEITLQIPPNLVTHPDILLACLDAGARDLGGISPRDEVNPDYPHPDHQTLQAILAPNGWQLVRRLPVYPKYDTWVVPNLQGIVSQWRKKLAISQTPVLY, encoded by the coding sequence ATGAATGGAAACATTACTTACAGTCCTGCTTATACGCTTGTCCCGACTTATGATTGTTTTAATCGCTGTAGCTATTGTAATTTTAGAACCAATATCGGTGAAAGTCCTTGGTTAACTTTAAATCAAGCTGAACAACTCTTAAAACCGCTTCAAAACTCAGGAATTATTGAGATTTTAGTGTTAAGTGGGGAAGTTCATCCGCATAGTTCTCAACGTTCAGCGTGGTTTCAACGGATTTATGCGTTATGTGAATTAGCTATATCTTTGGGGTTTTTACCTCATACCAATGTCGGGCCGTTAACGTTTGCAGAAATGTCACAATTAAAACGGGTGAATGTTTCTATGGGGTTAATGTTAGAACAAATTACCCCTAAGTTATTAGAAACCGCTCATCTCCATGCTCCGAGTAAAGTCCCTCAATTGCGGTTACAACAGTTAGAATGGGCTGGAGAATTAAAAATCCCGTTTACAACCGGACTATTATTAGGAATTGGAGAAACTTCTCAAGATTGGCGAGATACTTTAAATGCGATCGCAAGTATTCATCAACGATGGGGACATATTCAAGAAGTGATTTTACAACCCCACAGTTTAGGAAGTCAACAAATAGGACACAGAGACAGTTTTGAGTTACAGCAGTTACCCGAAGTTGTGGCGATCGCTCGTTCTATTTTACCTCCAGAAATCACCTTACAAATTCCTCCGAATTTAGTCACCCATCCTGATATTTTATTAGCCTGTTTAGACGCTGGAGCGCGAGATCTCGGTGGAATTAGCCCCCGTGACGAGGTGAACCCCGATTATCCTCATCCTGATCATCAAACCTTACAAGCCATTTTAGCCCCCAATGGGTGGCAATTGGTGCGGCGTCTACCTGTTTATCCTAAATACGATACTTGGGTTGTTCCTAACCTACAAGGGATTGTGAGCCAATGGCGAAAAAAGCTTGCAATTTCACAAACACCTGTGCTATATTAA
- a CDS encoding DNA adenine methylase codes for MTVQKNPLVKPFLKWAGGKRQLLPEICKYLPKNIGKTTYYEPFLGGGALLFELQPKTAIVNDSNKELINCYRVIKDKVEELIEILKVHQAKNSKEYYDYLRGIDRLKEYREYSDIQKAARIIYLNKTCYNGLFRVNSKGHFNVPFGRYKNPNILDEAVLRGVNDYFNQNTVTFLNVDFAEAVKDAKKGDFVYFDPPYDPVSNTASFTGYDINGFNQNEQRRLKQVVDELTEKGCHVMLSNSATDFILDLYKDYQETIKTVSATRSINSNALKRGKIDEVLVLNYVPKP; via the coding sequence GTGACTGTGCAAAAAAATCCCTTAGTTAAACCTTTTTTAAAATGGGCGGGAGGAAAGCGACAATTATTACCTGAAATTTGCAAATATCTTCCTAAAAATATAGGTAAGACTACATACTATGAACCCTTTTTAGGCGGAGGTGCACTCTTATTTGAGCTACAGCCTAAAACAGCAATTGTTAATGATAGTAATAAGGAATTAATTAATTGTTATCGAGTGATTAAAGATAAGGTTGAAGAACTCATAGAAATTTTAAAAGTTCACCAAGCAAAAAATTCCAAAGAATACTATGATTATCTTCGGGGAATTGATCGTTTAAAAGAGTATCGTGAATATTCTGATATTCAAAAAGCTGCTCGAATTATTTATTTAAACAAAACTTGTTACAATGGATTATTTAGAGTTAATTCTAAAGGACATTTTAATGTTCCTTTTGGTCGTTATAAAAATCCGAATATATTAGACGAGGCGGTATTAAGGGGAGTCAATGATTATTTTAATCAAAATACAGTAACTTTTTTAAATGTTGATTTTGCCGAAGCTGTTAAAGATGCAAAAAAAGGCGATTTTGTCTATTTTGATCCTCCTTATGATCCCGTTTCTAATACCGCTTCTTTCACCGGATATGATATTAATGGGTTTAATCAAAATGAACAAAGACGTTTAAAACAAGTGGTTGATGAATTAACCGAAAAAGGATGTCATGTGATGTTGAGTAATTCAGCCACAGATTTTATCTTAGATTTGTATAAAGATTATCAGGAAACAATAAAAACTGTTTCTGCAACCCGCAGTATTAACTCTAATGCTCTTAAACGAGGTAAAATAGATGAGGTTTTAGTTTTAAATTATGTTCCCAAACCTTAA
- a CDS encoding YheT family hydrolase — protein MTQPIYQPPFNLKNGFLMTIYGALRASRTWEKTINLPEPPYQEVVFSGAGGVPIYGIIAKPKNPRGTIVSTYGITGTLENQWFLKLWGRKAFAAGYAVVLFDWRAHGKTAELSPSLTSDGLLEGEDFVRIAAQSKQIGCPTPFWFTGYSLGGQLALWGIKTAQTVNQWGIDLNLKDSDIAGGAVICPSLDSNRSLSYLVQHSWGKHLERAITKELKKLAKHLYQYHPNDIDLEAIKRANSIWGFDHELVIGRLGFKSVEEYYEASSGLQLIPQIHKPTLILYAEDDPLFEPAIIPELKAASHHNSAIDLVATQYGGHVGYISSKSCQSQFNDPDRWWAWNRILDWFNQQEQSLRTDENIKYNRRFS, from the coding sequence ATGACTCAGCCGATTTATCAGCCTCCTTTTAATCTCAAAAATGGTTTCTTGATGACCATTTATGGAGCTTTAAGAGCCAGTCGAACTTGGGAAAAGACCATTAACTTACCTGAGCCTCCCTATCAAGAAGTGGTATTTTCAGGGGCGGGAGGGGTTCCTATTTACGGGATTATTGCTAAACCTAAAAATCCTAGAGGAACAATTGTTTCCACCTATGGAATTACGGGGACTTTAGAGAATCAATGGTTTTTGAAACTGTGGGGAAGAAAAGCATTTGCGGCGGGTTATGCTGTGGTTTTGTTTGACTGGAGAGCCCATGGAAAAACAGCAGAATTATCTCCAAGTTTAACATCTGATGGCTTATTAGAAGGAGAAGATTTTGTTAGAATTGCAGCACAATCTAAACAAATTGGTTGTCCAACTCCTTTTTGGTTTACGGGGTATTCTTTAGGAGGACAATTAGCCTTATGGGGAATTAAGACGGCTCAAACTGTCAATCAATGGGGAATAGATTTAAACTTAAAAGATTCCGATATTGCTGGGGGGGCAGTGATTTGTCCCAGTTTAGATTCTAATCGTTCTTTAAGTTATTTAGTACAACATTCTTGGGGAAAACATTTAGAACGGGCGATTACAAAAGAACTGAAAAAATTAGCCAAACATCTGTATCAGTATCATCCTAATGATATTGATTTAGAAGCGATTAAACGAGCGAATTCTATCTGGGGCTTTGACCATGAATTAGTCATTGGGCGGTTAGGGTTTAAGAGTGTTGAAGAGTATTATGAAGCGAGTAGTGGGTTACAGTTAATTCCGCAAATTCATAAACCTACATTAATTTTATATGCAGAAGATGATCCCTTATTTGAACCTGCCATTATTCCTGAGTTGAAAGCTGCAAGTCATCACAATTCTGCCATTGATTTAGTCGCGACTCAATATGGGGGTCATGTTGGATATATTAGTAGTAAATCTTGTCAAAGTCAATTCAATGATCCAGATCGGTGGTGGGCGTGGAATCGTATTTTAGATTGGTTTAACCAGCAAGAACAGTCTTTAAGAACGGATGAAAATATCAAATACAACCGTAGATTCTCGTAG
- a CDS encoding prolyl oligopeptidase family serine peptidase: MSEQNPILSYPHTRKCDQVDNYHGVTVADPYRWLEDLDSEETKAWVEAQNAVTFAYLNNIPAKETLKNRLTQLWDYEKYGTPFKQGTRYFYFKNDGLQNQSVLYVLESLDGEPKVLLDPNTLSSDGTIALSGMSISEDGNLMAYGLSTSGSDWQEWKVKDINTQEDLPDHLKWVKFSGASWTHDHQGFFYSRYDEPQEGKPLEETNYFQKLYYHRLGTPQSEDTLIYERPDHKEWGFNGFLTEDGKYLIISVWMGTEPKNLVFYQDLTQPNSPVIELISEFKASYRFIDYEGENFWFTTDLDAPRSRVIAININTKTHTEIIPQAPETLEGVNILNNQFITDYLKDAHTQIKIFNLDGSFVREIELPGIGSADGFGGKRYDTETFYSYTSFTTPNTIYRYNLVTGESTIYRQANVDFNPDDYETQQIFYPSKDGTLIPMFITAKKGLELNGNNPTILYGYGGFNISLTPSFSISRLVWLEMGGIYAIANLRGGGEYGEDWHQAGIKLKKQNVFDDFIGAAEWLIEKRYTSSQKLAIIGGSNGGLLVGACMIQRPDLFAAALPAVGVLDMLRFHKFTIGWAWCSDYGSPENPEEFQALYAYSPLHNLKPGITYPATLITTGDHDDRVVPAHSFKFAATLQENHVGENPVLIRIETKAGHGAGKPTAKIIEEIADEFAFLKQVLNMNS; the protein is encoded by the coding sequence ATGTCTGAACAAAATCCAATCCTCAGCTATCCTCATACTCGAAAATGTGATCAAGTTGATAACTATCATGGTGTAACCGTTGCTGACCCCTACCGATGGTTAGAAGATTTAGACTCAGAAGAAACGAAAGCATGGGTTGAAGCCCAAAATGCAGTGACATTTGCTTATTTGAATAATATTCCAGCCAAAGAAACCCTTAAAAATCGCCTCACGCAACTGTGGGATTATGAAAAATATGGTACTCCTTTTAAGCAAGGAACTCGCTATTTTTATTTTAAAAATGATGGACTCCAAAATCAAAGTGTTCTGTATGTTTTAGAGTCGTTAGATGGGGAACCGAAAGTTTTATTAGATCCCAATACCCTATCTTCTGATGGAACCATTGCATTATCAGGAATGTCCATTAGTGAAGATGGAAATTTAATGGCTTATGGGTTATCCACTTCGGGTTCAGATTGGCAAGAATGGAAAGTTAAAGATATTAATACTCAAGAAGATTTACCCGATCATTTAAAATGGGTTAAATTTTCAGGAGCATCCTGGACACACGATCATCAAGGATTCTTTTATAGTCGTTATGATGAACCTCAAGAGGGAAAACCGTTAGAAGAAACAAATTATTTCCAAAAACTTTATTACCATCGTTTAGGAACTCCCCAGTCTGAAGATACTTTAATCTATGAACGTCCTGATCATAAAGAATGGGGATTTAACGGATTTTTGACCGAAGATGGCAAATATTTAATTATTTCCGTTTGGATGGGAACTGAACCTAAAAACTTGGTTTTTTATCAAGATTTAACTCAGCCCAATTCCCCCGTTATAGAACTCATTTCAGAGTTTAAAGCCAGTTATCGGTTTATTGATTATGAAGGAGAAAACTTCTGGTTTACAACGGATTTAGATGCGCCTCGGAGTCGCGTTATAGCCATTAATATTAATACCAAAACTCACACCGAAATTATTCCCCAAGCTCCAGAAACATTAGAAGGAGTTAACATTTTAAATAATCAATTTATTACGGATTATTTAAAAGATGCCCATACTCAAATTAAAATCTTTAATTTAGATGGGTCATTTGTTCGAGAAATTGAATTACCGGGAATTGGTTCGGCGGATGGTTTTGGGGGAAAACGATATGATACCGAAACTTTTTACAGTTACACCAGTTTTACCACTCCTAATACAATTTATCGATACAATCTGGTGACAGGAGAAAGTACAATCTACCGCCAAGCTAACGTTGATTTTAATCCCGATGACTACGAAACCCAACAAATTTTTTATCCCAGTAAAGACGGAACGCTGATTCCGATGTTTATTACGGCAAAAAAAGGGTTAGAATTAAATGGAAATAACCCCACAATTTTATATGGATATGGAGGATTTAATATTTCTCTGACTCCCTCCTTTTCGATCAGTCGTTTAGTGTGGTTAGAAATGGGCGGAATTTATGCGATCGCCAATTTACGAGGTGGGGGAGAATATGGAGAAGATTGGCATCAAGCGGGTATAAAACTGAAAAAACAAAATGTTTTTGATGACTTTATTGGTGCTGCGGAATGGTTAATTGAAAAACGTTATACCTCCTCTCAAAAATTAGCGATTATCGGAGGAAGTAACGGCGGATTATTAGTTGGAGCTTGTATGATTCAACGCCCAGATTTATTTGCAGCAGCCTTACCTGCAGTGGGGGTTTTAGATATGCTTCGCTTCCATAAATTTACCATTGGTTGGGCCTGGTGTTCTGATTATGGTTCCCCGGAAAATCCCGAAGAATTTCAAGCTTTATATGCTTATTCTCCTCTGCATAATTTAAAACCTGGAATTACCTATCCTGCAACTTTAATTACAACGGGAGATCATGATGATCGAGTGGTTCCCGCCCATAGTTTTAAATTTGCTGCAACCTTACAGGAAAACCATGTCGGGGAAAATCCAGTATTAATTAGAATTGAAACCAAAGCCGGACATGGTGCCGGAAAACCCACTGCTAAAATCATTGAGGAAATTGCTGATGAATTTGCATTTTTAAAGCAAGTTCTGAATATGAATTCCTAA
- a CDS encoding alpha-mannosidase, whose translation MCFSTATLLLKLTQVAEQLRGLTQLNIQPQWQTINAMQLGEPVEINERGHIAWAAGKQNLRLRQKIIVPAELRGYPLTSLSLRIVLSWWAEDAQIYINHQFVQAGDLFDSYTRILLSPSVQPGDEFEVELNLVSPGHDRGALVSSLCWYEVSDAYQIDPAFLADELEIFGIILNAELHNPNIEPSLISLLELLEIISGYSLPQDLPEFKNSLNLLRQTLQSIIPQFPSYQIRLLGHAHLDLAWLWSIAETWIAAQKTFESVLNLQTDFPELIFCHSSPVLYEWIEQNRPDLFSRILNSVQHQTWEIAAGLWVEPELNLINGESIVRQVLYGQRYVLEKMGQLSTVAWLPDTFGFCWQLPQIFKQGGIDYFITQKLRWNDTTKFPYGLFQWQGLDGTQIMSFMTALIGERVEPVKMFKAAVDWKTQTGLNQSLWLPGVGDHGGGPTRDMLEITRRWNQSAIFPQFTFQTVTDYLQEVLNNPPATLPIWQDELYLEFHRGCYTTHADQKRYNRRSETLLYEAELFATLATLYAQSSYPQPEIETAWKQVLFNQFHDILPGSSISSVYQQANQEWETAITKAEEILQQSFDAIANFTPLPPPPQLNAQPIFIFNSLNWSRSEVVAVPIPNGDNSWEIYDSQGIAQLSQLRGERSETPQLLFLAKNVPSVGYRVYWLGVKEAETLETSWKRPYMTATIPHFTKSLAEKNEFVNSYQLEPEKISFDNGILRVIINSETGNLEQVFDLIHHRNILKPGEGNQLQAFQDSGQYWDGWNIDPNYQQHPLASPQLKSIEWIEQGPIVWKLRMIKKFQQSDFCQDYTLEQDSPLLKIETTVNWQERHILIKAAFPLTISADTASYEIPCGVIQRSTNPQTDSEKAKWEVPAIHWADMSTSDYGISLLNDSKYGYDAQPNQLRLTLLRGSTWPDPEADLGSHQFSYALYPHAGDWKQAKTVQKGYEFNRPLQVKVYPAVASSLSNQTSELSDSQSFLELGSDHLILMAFKQAETQPQRWILRCYESQGEETILKCNNSLGLTIDYPVNLLEESQETSNMIISPWKIASFALSGIDNG comes from the coding sequence ATGTGTTTTTCTACAGCCACCCTCCTCCTCAAACTAACTCAAGTTGCAGAACAATTGCGGGGGTTGACTCAGCTTAATATTCAACCCCAATGGCAAACCATCAACGCCATGCAGCTTGGAGAACCCGTTGAAATCAATGAACGGGGACACATTGCTTGGGCGGCAGGAAAACAGAATTTGAGATTAAGACAAAAAATTATAGTTCCGGCTGAGTTACGCGGTTATCCGTTAACCAGTTTAAGTTTAAGAATTGTCTTAAGTTGGTGGGCGGAAGATGCTCAAATCTATATTAATCATCAGTTTGTCCAAGCTGGAGATTTATTTGATAGTTATACCCGAATTTTATTAAGTCCCTCGGTACAGCCAGGGGATGAGTTTGAGGTGGAATTAAATTTAGTCAGTCCCGGTCATGACCGAGGAGCATTGGTTTCTTCCTTATGTTGGTATGAAGTCTCGGACGCTTACCAAATTGACCCTGCTTTTTTAGCCGATGAATTAGAAATTTTTGGGATAATTTTAAACGCCGAACTCCACAACCCCAATATTGAACCCAGCTTAATTTCCCTATTAGAACTTTTAGAGATTATTTCTGGCTATTCTCTCCCCCAAGATCTTCCAGAATTTAAAAATAGCCTGAACTTACTTCGTCAAACCTTACAGTCGATTATTCCTCAATTCCCATCTTATCAAATTCGCTTACTCGGTCACGCCCATTTAGATTTAGCTTGGTTATGGTCGATAGCAGAAACCTGGATAGCCGCGCAGAAAACCTTTGAATCAGTTCTAAACTTACAAACGGATTTTCCTGAGTTAATTTTTTGTCATTCATCCCCCGTTCTGTATGAGTGGATAGAACAAAACCGTCCTGATTTATTTAGCAGAATTTTAAATAGTGTTCAACACCAAACCTGGGAAATCGCCGCCGGACTTTGGGTAGAACCGGAACTCAATCTAATTAATGGAGAATCTATTGTTCGTCAGGTTTTATACGGACAACGTTATGTTTTAGAAAAAATGGGTCAACTTTCCACCGTCGCTTGGCTACCCGATACCTTTGGGTTTTGTTGGCAACTTCCCCAAATCTTTAAACAAGGCGGTATCGATTATTTTATTACCCAAAAACTGCGCTGGAACGATACTACAAAATTTCCCTATGGGTTATTTCAATGGCAAGGGTTAGATGGAACTCAAATTATGAGTTTCATGACCGCTTTAATCGGTGAACGGGTTGAACCAGTTAAAATGTTTAAAGCGGCGGTAGACTGGAAAACCCAAACTGGATTAAATCAGAGTTTATGGTTGCCAGGAGTTGGCGATCATGGAGGCGGGCCGACCCGTGATATGTTAGAAATAACTCGACGCTGGAATCAATCTGCAATTTTCCCTCAATTTACCTTTCAAACCGTTACCGATTATTTACAAGAAGTCCTGAATAATCCCCCCGCAACCCTTCCAATATGGCAGGATGAACTTTATTTAGAATTCCATCGCGGTTGCTATACGACTCACGCCGATCAAAAACGCTATAACCGCCGCAGTGAAACGCTATTATATGAAGCGGAACTGTTTGCAACTCTAGCAACCCTTTACGCCCAGTCTTCCTATCCCCAACCGGAAATAGAAACCGCTTGGAAGCAAGTTTTATTCAACCAATTTCACGATATCTTACCCGGTTCTTCTATTTCTTCGGTTTACCAACAGGCGAATCAAGAGTGGGAAACCGCCATCACAAAAGCAGAGGAGATTCTACAACAGTCTTTTGATGCGATCGCTAATTTTACGCCTCTTCCTCCCCCACCCCAACTGAATGCTCAACCCATCTTTATCTTTAATTCCCTGAACTGGTCACGCTCAGAAGTCGTTGCTGTCCCTATTCCCAATGGCGATAATTCTTGGGAAATTTACGATAGTCAGGGAATAGCCCAACTGTCCCAACTCCGGGGAGAAAGGTCGGAAACGCCACAATTGTTATTTTTAGCAAAAAATGTTCCGAGTGTGGGGTATCGAGTGTATTGGCTGGGGGTGAAGGAGGCTGAAACCCTTGAAACGTCGTGGAAAAGACCCTATATGACCGCAACTATTCCCCATTTTACTAAAAGTTTAGCAGAAAAAAACGAGTTTGTCAATAGTTATCAGTTAGAACCGGAAAAGATTAGCTTTGACAATGGAATTTTGCGAGTTATTATTAATTCCGAAACCGGAAATTTAGAACAGGTTTTTGACTTAATTCATCACCGTAATATCCTTAAACCAGGAGAAGGAAATCAATTACAAGCCTTTCAAGATTCAGGACAATATTGGGATGGGTGGAATATCGATCCGAATTATCAACAACATCCCTTAGCTTCTCCCCAACTGAAATCGATTGAATGGATAGAACAGGGGCCTATAGTTTGGAAATTGAGAATGATTAAAAAATTCCAGCAATCGGATTTTTGCCAAGATTATACTTTAGAACAAGATTCTCCCCTGTTAAAAATTGAAACAACCGTCAATTGGCAAGAGCGTCATATTTTAATCAAAGCCGCCTTTCCCCTAACCATTTCTGCGGATACAGCCAGTTATGAAATTCCTTGTGGTGTGATTCAACGGTCTACAAATCCCCAAACCGATTCAGAAAAAGCCAAATGGGAAGTTCCGGCGATTCATTGGGCAGATATGAGTACATCAGATTATGGAATTAGTCTTTTAAACGATAGTAAATATGGCTATGATGCTCAACCGAATCAATTACGATTAACGCTATTAAGAGGTTCAACTTGGCCTGACCCAGAAGCCGATTTAGGATCTCATCAATTTAGTTATGCCCTTTATCCCCATGCAGGAGATTGGAAACAAGCCAAAACCGTTCAAAAAGGCTATGAATTTAATCGTCCTTTACAGGTTAAAGTTTATCCTGCTGTTGCTTCTAGTTTATCTAATCAGACTTCTGAATTATCCGATTCCCAGAGTTTCCTAGAATTAGGATCTGACCATTTAATTTTAATGGCATTCAAACAGGCAGAAACCCAACCGCAACGCTGGATTTTAAGATGTTATGAATCCCAAGGAGAAGAGACTATTTTAAAATGCAATAATTCTCTAGGATTAACCATAGACTATCCCGTCAATCTATTAGAAGAATCCCAGGAAACCAGTAATATGATCATATCTCCTTGGAAAATAGCCAGTTTTGCTTTATCAGGAATAGACAACGGTTAA
- a CDS encoding Fe2+-dependent dioxygenase: MIFCIADVLTPEELETTLTLLQQAEFIDGKTTAGRYVREVKNNQQIKTDTEITSELRTIVLQALKRNELFQIAARPKAIRPIIFSRYDVGMYYGSHFDNAVMGDEFISRTDVSLTLFLSDPNTYQGGELVIETSLGEQSFKLDAGSAIVYPSSTLHRVETVTEGTRWAAITWIQSLVRDPSKREILFDLDTARRSLFKQYGKTIEFDLIAKSHANLLRKWADI; the protein is encoded by the coding sequence ATGATTTTTTGTATTGCTGATGTTCTCACACCAGAAGAACTAGAAACAACTTTGACGCTACTTCAACAAGCTGAGTTTATAGATGGAAAAACAACGGCTGGACGGTACGTTAGAGAAGTTAAAAATAATCAACAAATCAAAACCGATACTGAGATTACGTCCGAACTAAGAACTATTGTTCTCCAAGCTTTAAAGCGTAACGAACTGTTTCAAATAGCAGCACGTCCTAAAGCAATTCGCCCGATTATTTTCAGTCGTTATGATGTGGGAATGTATTATGGTTCCCATTTCGATAATGCTGTGATGGGAGATGAATTTATTTCTCGAACGGATGTTTCATTAACTTTATTTCTCTCTGACCCTAATACCTATCAAGGGGGAGAATTAGTGATTGAAACTTCATTAGGGGAACAGAGTTTTAAGTTAGATGCAGGTTCGGCGATTGTTTATCCGTCTTCGACCTTACATCGTGTGGAAACAGTAACTGAAGGTACTCGCTGGGCGGCTATTACTTGGATTCAAAGTTTAGTTCGTGACCCATCTAAACGAGAAATATTGTTTGATTTAGATACCGCTCGTAGAAGTCTTTTCAAACAATATGGCAAAACTATAGAATTCGACTTGATTGCTAAAAGTCACGCCAATTTATTGCGGAAATGGGCTGATATTTAA
- a CDS encoding type II restriction enzyme: MNNKKPGKNDIAWETLFQRYSILDIIAKQGYFEIEATQINEERESRLMAKFDHSVNLPNIFKDNNLSILPISRSKYIIGCFDAYLNVKYSTDIEPIDIEFPSYIESIDYTHLYSESSAISCAFNTGIINDLLGEETSFTLSGRMSSGCFDFTIKNHLNNQIYPISVINSQCEIDAGFESENYLILIEAKKYQTDDFIIRQLYYPYRLWSQKITKKVIPILMTYSNDIFSFFIYEFKNEFDYNSIRLIEQKNYIIAPEEITQQDVSDIFETITLISEPSKPFPQANNFERVIDLLSLLVERDLTRDEITENYQFDQRQTGYYTNAGQYLGLVEKYKAVGTGDITFRLTQEAREILSKRQKHKYLSLIRKILERQVFNTVFQLNLSRGKMPSQEEICEIILSSRAELSKQTPGRRQSTVRNWIYWIFKQIQD, encoded by the coding sequence ATGAACAACAAAAAACCAGGAAAAAATGATATTGCTTGGGAAACCTTATTTCAACGATATAGTATTTTAGATATTATTGCTAAACAAGGTTATTTTGAAATAGAAGCGACTCAAATTAATGAAGAACGAGAAAGTCGGTTAATGGCTAAGTTTGATCATTCAGTTAATTTACCCAATATTTTTAAAGATAATAATTTATCTATACTACCTATTTCCCGTTCAAAATATATTATTGGTTGTTTTGATGCTTACTTGAATGTTAAATATTCTACTGATATAGAACCTATTGATATAGAGTTTCCTTCTTATATAGAAAGTATAGACTATACCCATTTATATTCAGAATCATCTGCTATTAGTTGTGCATTTAATACAGGAATTATTAACGACTTATTAGGAGAGGAAACATCTTTTACACTTTCTGGAAGGATGTCCTCTGGTTGCTTTGATTTCACAATTAAAAATCATTTAAACAATCAAATTTATCCCATTTCAGTCATTAATAGTCAATGCGAAATAGATGCAGGTTTTGAAAGTGAAAATTATTTGATTTTAATTGAAGCCAAGAAATATCAAACTGATGATTTTATAATTAGGCAATTATATTATCCTTATCGATTATGGTCACAAAAAATTACTAAAAAAGTCATTCCTATTTTAATGACTTATTCCAACGACATATTCAGCTTTTTTATTTATGAGTTTAAGAATGAATTTGATTATAACTCCATTCGCTTAATAGAGCAAAAAAATTATATTATTGCACCCGAAGAAATTACACAGCAGGACGTTTCTGATATTTTTGAAACTATTACCTTAATTTCAGAACCTAGTAAACCATTCCCCCAAGCAAATAACTTTGAACGGGTCATTGACTTACTATCCCTTTTAGTAGAAAGAGATTTAACGAGAGATGAAATTACAGAAAATTATCAATTTGATCAGAGACAAACCGGGTATTATACAAATGCAGGTCAATATCTTGGACTTGTAGAAAAATACAAAGCTGTTGGTACAGGTGATATAACCTTTCGTTTGACACAGGAAGCTAGAGAAATTTTAAGCAAAAGACAAAAACATAAATATCTTTCTTTGATCAGAAAAATTTTAGAACGTCAAGTTTTTAATACAGTATTTCAATTAAATTTATCTAGGGGAAAAATGCCATCACAAGAAGAAATTTGCGAAATTATCTTGTCTTCTCGTGCTGAACTTAGCAAGCAGACCCCAGGAAGACGCCAATCTACTGTTAGAAATTGGATTTATTGGATTTTTAAGCAAATCCAAGATTAA